Part of the Penicillium digitatum chromosome 4, complete sequence genome is shown below.
TGCGCCAAGGTCAGTCTCATCGGGGATGGAATTAAAGCAAATCGGTTAACCATGAGTAGCCCTTGACCGTGCGGGAGGTGATCCTTCGGGGTGGTACACTCCTCCATGGACGCTGGAGCTAGACCAGGATATGACACGACGGATGAAGGTGACCACGACCATTCTTTCCGTCACTGCACCGGGGCCAGGGATCGAGCCCGATGTTACCAAAGCTGCCGCCCTGGCACGCAGCTGTAATGACTCTGCCGCTGCTATTCGGGATGCCCAGCCACGACAGTATGGCTTCTTCGCCTCTGTTCCCTCCCTGTTCGATACAGCGGCCGTCCTGACGGAAATTGACTACGCCTTTACTACTCTCCGTGCAGATGGGGTCACGCTGTTCACCCGCTACGGCAAAGGCCCCAACTACCTGGGACACGCAGCCTTTCGACCTATCTGGGCTGATCTCAGCCGTCGCGGTGCCGTGGTCTTCATCCACCCAACCCATCCGGTTGATACACAGCTCGTCAACACATGGTTACCGCAACCCATGTTTGATTATCCTCATGAGACTGGCCGAGCGGCCATGGATCTGCTGACCAGTGGCATTTTGCAAGATTATCCGGGATGCAAGATCATTCTCTCTCACGCAGGCGGGACCCTCCCGTATCTCATCCATCGAGCAGCTACCATGCTTCCCTTGATGCCACGCACGCTCGGCCTATCCACTGAAGAGCTGGTGGAGGCGGCTCGGACATTCTACTTCGACACGGCCATCTCGTCAAACCCGGTCACGTTGAAGGCGCTGTTTGAGTTTGCTGCGCCTGGCCATGTGCTCTTTGGTAGTGACTTTCCCAATGCGCCGCATGGCGCAATTCAACGTTTCACGGATTTTCTGGAGGGATATGAGCTACCCGAGGACACCAGGCGACAGGTAGATAGTGGCGCGGCATTGGAGTTGTTTCCGCGTTTGAAGAGAATTTGGGATAAGACGAGACGCTGAAATCGTGTGGAGGCAACTCTAGATGTACACGAGAAGCTCTTGGAAGAGGGTTGGAGGTGAGGCTGGTGAAACCATGTTGCCGGTGATCTAACGATTGTTTATTTATCACATCACACTATGGATATGATAGTAGAAAGACTCTCGTGCACCGCATAGTCCCATCAAGGTTCCAATCAATCTATGGTCATGACGTCCTTGAAAGTT
Proteins encoded:
- a CDS encoding Amidohydrolase family protein, whose product is MTTVTKIDVHHHFYPPALRQALDRAGGDPSGWYTPPWTLELDQDMTRRMKVTTTILSVTAPGPGIEPDVTKAAALARSCNDSAAAIRDAQPRQYGFFASVPSLFDTAAVLTEIDYAFTTLRADGVTLFTRYGKGPNYLGHAAFRPIWADLSRRGAVVFIHPTHPVDTQLVNTWLPQPMFDYPHETGRAAMDLLTSGILQDYPGCKIILSHAGGTLPYLIHRAATMLPLMPRTLGLSTEELVEAARTFYFDTAISSNPVTLKALFEFAAPGHVLFGSDFPNAPHGAIQRFTDFLEGYELPEDTRRQVDSGAALELFPRLKRIWDKTRR